In Plasmodium brasilianum strain Bolivian I chromosome 12, whole genome shotgun sequence, the genomic window tttattcacGGAAATTTCTAGGacaacaaaaataaacaaaaaaaaattagcaaacaagattaaatttatttaaataacaaatggGCAAATATTCGTAAATAGCAAGATATGCAAAAcggaaataagaaaaaaaaaaaaaaaaatgaaaaatttttatatttcttatttctttttgaaccatgtaatatatagtatattttattattctacaTATTTTCTGTATAcgaaaatttgtatttttaaggataaataaatattaataacgTAAAAGAGTACTCATTTACACACAAAAcatctttttaaattcaatACCATTTTCAAACAAAATGCGTGTGTGTGCACACATGTACACTTATTTGCATGTTATATCTATGTACATTTtcctttataaaaaaaggggaaagcaacttcatcatttttatccACAATCCCGCACAAATTGATAAacacttaaatatatatacgcatatatacatttatatacttatttaccTGCACGCACTTTTCCGCTTGTgctaatttatatttttaatgttccCCTCCGTTTTGTTACAGCAAAATCAACATTACTTAACGAGAAGCTACCCAAAAGGCGTTGAAAATACCGGGAATATAGAGAGGTGAATCAAACAAGCCATCTCGTATAGGCATTTCATTCCTTatgcttttttctttaaaaaaaaaaaaaaaacaaacaaaaagaaatttcCCTACAAGAATAGCAAAGAATGACTCTTCATTTAGGttaaaaacgaaataacgaaataatatagaaaagaaattaaatcGTTGAGTGTAGTTTAACCatactaattttttacaaataacaCTGTAATAATTTTGCTTAAAGTAcaactttttctttatttgatcttttttcttaaataacTTTTTCATATACAACCCCCCCttaatatgtatacgtatacaaAGTCtgcatgtacgtatgtatttatatatatacatatacacatacatatatatatgtatatatatgtacttatttttattaatggatacttatttaaaagaatgattgttcaaataatattttatttattgtttttttatacataaaaaaaaaattaattaaatggTTTTATAATCAtgttatcctttttttcaaattttacaaaagtttctttttttcttttttcctttttttgcaCAAAACACTGCgtgttattttaaaacattaaagtaaataaaataaaacataaaaaaaaataaaaaaattgaatgtaaaatatataaataacatataaatataaataatacaatatgCTATTTTGCATACATTATGTATTATGTTGTTTTTTCAACATACAAATTGTACCTCtcaatttttatgttacaaCCATTCTgctcatataaaaattaacttcCCTTATTTTTCACCTATTTTCACAAAAACTGTATTtcctacatttttttattttcgtaaatattttttctttttttttttctttacttcttttttccattactccctaatttatttaagtacttttttcttgatgttattattcttttcccTAACTTTTCGTTATAGgctatataaattttttcattcattcgcatatcaatgaaaaaaaaaaaaaattatataaggatgtatacatatttatgtacgcACATAATTTATGTGTATAAGTGTACGTACATCGCCCTTATGcgagaatattatatatatgtacttattgGATTGATATAGTATACAAAAAGTTTCCTTAAAATAGTTGTATATTCATCCATGCAAAAAGGCAGCGCTTATTatgtgtaaaaatatgtaattatattttttcaaaaaaatgtgAAGGGCGGTTACTTACgtgctaaaaaaaaaaaaatggataactGTTTTGTCATTATAAAGCAATATagtatattgttttttaaaaattataaaggtAAACTTGCATGGaaacaaacaaaaagaaatatttattctacaAAAGTTGCAAGTGGTAAAACTAGTAAAATCAAAATATGTAAGAAGAAATATCATGTAATTTGCATGAAATGAGATTCTTAgggattaaaaaaaaaaaagctaattATACTATCCCCGTAAACATATGCTCCATACTTGTCAGTAACACTTTCTATGCATACACTTGCGAAAATGTGTACTGAATGTTAATGAGAGGAGGCTTAGAAGcttatctcttttttctttttttttttaattttaagcTTTTTTATGTTTGCGCTTTTTAATCTTTAGTAAGTTTCACTCGGAACATAgacaagtacatatatatatacttatatatgcgtacatacaaacatgtgcatataacCTTTTTCTCATAAACTTCCAGCAAAACCGATTAACGTAACAGTTCATCCTCATGCAACGAATGTAAATcgtctttttttcattttctttaaacaaaatggacgaagaaattttaaacaaaCTAACGAGTAGAGAACTGAAAcgggttaaaaaaaaaaatgagacaAAATAATATGACAAAGTagtattacaaaataataattttcatcaaattttttttatccctTGTGAAGTTATTTCATATCAGTAAAAGCTACACAATGATTTGtgcataattttatgtttatctTCTTTATGTAGACTATTTTAGACAAGgctaagaatattttatcagAACGAAAAAGCACTATAAATGAGAATTTTGAAAAGAGCATACATAAtggaaaattaaataacaatAGCAGTAGCAATGACAATAACAATAGCAGTAACAATGAGAATAGCAATAGCAGTAACAATGAGAATAGCAATAGCAGTAACAATGAGAATAGCAATAGCAGTAACAATGAGAATAGCAATAGCAGTAACAATGAGAATAGCAATagcagtaacaataacagtGAGAGTAAATGTAACAGTAATGGACAAAGAGACAAAAAAAGTTATGAAGAAAAATCAAGGCGCGAAGAATTTACATCTGGggcatttgaaaaaaaaaaatatttagggaatgaaaataaaaaattttttaacctCCAGGAGTTTTCACTCATATATTCAAAGATGGTTTATTTGaacaaaattgaaaatgtccacaataaattttttgtaccTGAATTTGTataacttttcattttttcgatttattattcctttttattttattttgttttatttaatttagcTCCTTGCTCTTCTTTAAACAATTTTGCTACAGTGTGAAATAAACGATCTAGACTATGAGAATATAGAATATGAGTTGTTAATATCTTTCATGAACACGTTTAATAATGGTTACACAATATTCGTTACACGTTATTCGTTATGCGTGAATACGCGCCTACACGTGTGCATGTACTGATGTTCGTGCCTGCAAACATATTCGTGCCAACTGCTTTCTCATGTGCGTACGTGAGTCTTATTTTCGTACTGTGCTTATACgaaatttctctttttaatcTATGCAGAGCTAAAATTTcagttaaaattaaatgacaATGATAAACAAGAGGACAAGGAAAACTGTGTGCTTCACAAAATGGCCAAAATATTCATCGataaacttatatattattgctCCAAtcctataatttttttaacacaaaaagataacaataataacagtCTATTTGATAATGAAATCATCGGTCAGATTAGTAGCTTTTTTGGTAAGCTCAAAGTGTATGTGTTGCTTGCATCTATTCAATTGTTCGTTTGTtcgtttgttcatttgttcgtttgttcgtttgttcatttgttcgtttgttcgtttgttcatttgttcgtttgttcatttgttcgtttgttcatttgttcatttgttcgtttgttcatttgttcatttgttcgtttgttcatttgttcatttgttcatgtATGTACGTCCATTTGTTCATGTATGTACGTCCATTTGAAAACAAGTTAAATACGATTTTTTTCACAGAACaaatagaacaaaatagaaatggggatattttatttaaaatatgtttgaGTAAAATACTACaacaaatttttaacttCAAGCCTAATCGTAAACATTCTCAGTGCATAcgtcatacatatatatatatatatatcatacatacatatatatcatacatatatatatatatcatacatacatatatatcatacatacatatatatcatacatacatatatatcatacatacatatatatcatacatataaacaataCTTTTATATGCCCTTAGAACACACATATTTGTGTCATGATTATTTTGTAACCACTAAATAGTTAACatcttttttcatctttcGTATAATAACATTGCAATTAACTTGTTTTACTTTCACATTTTTGTTTGTTGGAGTTTTTCttataaacatttaattttttttttttttttttttttttaaataaataagctGAGGATATGGCTAGCTGGATTTCTAGGCAAGCTTTTGTAGTCCTggttaaaatattaattgatcaggatataaaaaaacatgaacAGTGTAATAACAATCAGTGAGAAAGGaaataatatgcatacaAGTGTGTGCAggtgtgcacatatatatatatatatatagatatatagatatagatatagatatatatgtttgtatatattaatacatttttgctCATGTATGCATTAAAACATGACCTATTTGAACTTTAAAAATCGATTTGGCAGGTATTACATACACAGTagagttaataaaaaaaaatctgtCAAGCTTAGATTTTTTTCAAGTGGACAACGTTGTAGTTTTGATTGAAATTATCCAATATGCAATCATTTATTTATcggaaaataaatataatacggTGTGTTACACTTTCCTTACTTTTATAGTTGTTAATTTTTACCAAAGTATTGCATTATTTATgagtttttatataaagtgTAGCaatttttgtgttttattatatttttttattttaatagaaaaattgtTCATTTAATAGTGAAA contains:
- a CDS encoding hypothetical protein (conserved Plasmodium protein); protein product: MDEEILNKLTSRELKRTILDKAKNILSERKSTINENFEKSIHNGKLNNNSSSNDNNNSSNNENSNSSNNENSNSSNNENSNSSNNENSNSSNNENSNSSNNNSESKCNSNGQRDKKSYEEKSRREEFTSGAFEKKKYLGNENKKFFNLQEFSLIYSKMVYLNKIENVHNKFFCEINDLDYENIEYELLISFMNTFNNELKFQLKLNDNDKQEDKENCVLHKMAKIFIDKLIYYCSNPIIFLTQKDNNNNSLFDNEIIGQISSFFEQIEQNRNGDILFKICLSKILQQIFNFKPNPEDMASWISRQAFVVLVKILIDQDIKKHEQCITYTVELIKKNLSSLDFFQVDNVVVLIEIIQYAIIYLSENKYNTKNCSFNSESWFEDFGDLIKSLRSSEWKIFLNQLIVIETFLYDKKREGTKKVFNKLYRQQIELSAIKNCSYSKWFKIEMPLSMSLFK